Proteins from a single region of Ziziphus jujuba cultivar Dongzao chromosome 1, ASM3175591v1:
- the LOC107403649 gene encoding putative glucose-6-phosphate 1-epimerase, whose translation MSGEKLPPQGVAAANTSGSASAVEFCKGVNGLEKVVLREPRGTSAEVYLYGGHVTSWKNDHGEELLFVSSKAIFKPPKAIRGGIPICFPQFGGLGSLEQHGFARNRFWIVDTDPPPFPVPTSSRAYVDLLLKPSEEDLKIWPHSYEFRLRVALSPGGDLMLTSRIRNTNTDGKAFSFTFAYHTYFSVSDISEVRVEGLETLDYLDNLQNRERFTEQGDAITFESEVDKIYLSTPTKIAILDHEKKRTFVMRKEGLPDAVVWNPWDKKAKAMADFGDDEYKHMLCVEAAAIEKSITLKPGEEWKGRQELSAVPSSYCSGQLDPHKVLQGS comes from the exons ATGAGCGGCGAAAAGCTTCCTCCTCAAGGAGTAGCAGCAGCTAATACTTCAGGAAGTGCTTCGGCGGTTGAGTTCTGCAAGGGCGTCAATGGCCTCGAGAAGGTCGTCCTTCGCGAGCCCCGTGGCACTTCCGCCGAG GTCTATTTGTATGGGGGGCATGTGACATCATGGAAGAATGACCATGGTGAGGAATTGCTGTTTGTCAGTAGTAAG GCGATATTTAAGCCTCCGAAAGCAATTCGTGGTGGAATTCCAATATGTTTTCCACAA TTTGGAGGTCTTGGTTCTCTTGAGCAGCATGGATTTGCTAGAAACAGGTTTTGGATAGTAGACACTGATCCACCTCCTTTTCCGGTACCAACATCCAGTAGGGCTTATGTTGATTTGCTACTTAAGCCTTCTGAAGAAGATTTGAAGATCTGGCCTCACAG TTATGAGTTCCGACTGCGCGTAGCTTTGTCACCAGGTGGAGATCTGATGCTGACATCTCGTATCAGGAATACCAACACTGATGGGAAGGCATTCTCATTTACATTTGCCTATCATACGTATTTCTCTGTTTCAGATATCAG TGAAGTTCGAGTAGAAGGCTTAGAGACCCTGGATTATCTTGACAACTTGCAGAATAGGGAGCGCTTTACTGAACAAGGGGATGCGATAACGTTTGAATCAGAA GTTGACAAGATCTATCTTAGCACTCCTACAAAGATTGCAATTCTGGATCATGAAAAGAAGAGAACATTTGTAATGCGCAAAGAGGGACTTCCAGATGCTG TGGTGTGGAATCCCTGGGACAAGAAGGCAAAGGCTATGGCTGATTTTGGAGATGATGAATACAAGCACATGCTGTGTGTGGAGGCTGCTGCCATTGAGAAATCTATCACATTGAAACCTGGTGAGGAGTGGAAAGGAAGGCAGGAGCTGTCAGCTGTTCCTTCCAGTTACTGTAGTGGGCAACTCGATCCTCATAAAGTTCTACAAGGCAGCTGA